The Nicotiana tabacum cultivar K326 chromosome 5, ASM71507v2, whole genome shotgun sequence sequence GTGGTCTAGAGAGAATTAAATATTAAGGCTTTGGGCACATGATGTGAATATGCAATGTGGGTACGGTAAAATTTTAAAAGCTGAAATATTTAGCATCAAATTTTAGTATCTAAAGCAGTTGTCGATTTAGAACACacacaaactaacaacatattagCTTTGTGGCCCTCGCAATTTATGGGGTGGTGTCCAATATGAGTTTCTTAGTACTCTACTTTCTATCTTGTTAAAAAGGGTGACTTCTTAaagttgtttaagtgaatataaGATGATCAATGGTAATACAATTGCTTAAATATTTGGATAATCATATTATCTACATTTTATGGTGTAACAATGGTGCTTTAGGTACACTGCACACGTTAGTAAAATTTGCTACTTTGCATGCCAAAATCTAAATGCTTACACCATACTCTAGTATGATATGAGGAATTTGATTTTCACTACAAATTTCTCAAGGAATGTTCAGTTGAAATTTGAGGGGTAAGTGCAGAGATGAGCCATTCTCAGGAATGCTATTTACATATTAGCCAGTACTTTTtttgtcttgaaattttaaactaaaaatctcaactttAGGACAATCCAGAACACTTTTGTTCCGAAAAGTTGAACTGAAAAATTGAAATTCAGGACGCACCGGCGAATTCCTAAATAGAAGCACTTTATAGTGGCTACTTGGTGTCATTTCTACAAAAACATTTGAAATGCTTCCTGATTCACATTCCACATATCTCATGGTGTATGATAGAAGTTATGTTCAAGTAACCATAATCCGAAACTAAGAGAATTGATTAACAGTTGTTAAAAGCGTCTCATATTTGTTATGTAACGTGTTATAGTTTAAATGAAGAATAAATGAACGTCCAACTAATTATACCATAAGATGGTACATGGTCTGCTTACCTTTTTTTCATCCTTTGACCTCTTCACTTGGCATGAAAAGACTTACTCAAAAACTCCGATCAAATAAACTGATGTTCCCTCTCTCCCAGTTTATCTGACACTTTGGCTTCAAGATGTTTGTTTCTCTGAtagtataaaaaaatattatataaccATTGTTGTTAGTAGATTTCATAATATAGTTTCTCAAATTTTAGTCTAATACTTAAAATTACTGGAATGAATTCAGTTTCATAATTTATTCATGCTAGTATCTATGAGCTGAATGCTTATCCTTTACATGTGGAAATGATTCCTTCTTACTCCTTCAGAGATAGTGGGGCGTTCATCAACTAGAGATACGGAAACAAAAGGTCCTGTTTTGTCTGATCATCGGCCTTGCCAACTAACAGAAGACGATTACTTACGAGTTTGTCTAGTCCCACATAAAAAGGTTTGACGGTGGTTGTGTTACTGAAAATAAGTTTTTCAGATGTTTGCCCCTTGTAACATATTTCCATTGTAGGGAGCGAACTTCAGGGACCTCCCTGGTGTAATTGTGGGAAAGGATAATGTGGCTCGTCGTGATACAGAAGATCCAAAGGTGCTACCAAATGGAAAGCCCATGGTAGGCTATTTGTTACTATTGTTCTGTTAAAAAGTACTGACTTTATTATGATGAATTTTGTAACTTATCGTAATAACGTGTCATTCTTGCTAATAGGAATCATTCTTGTGAAATGTAGGTTCCTGATTGTGCCTTCAATTTTGAACATGGAAAGTCTAAAAGGTAATGCATGTTTCCTTAGAAGCTTGTTATACTTTGTTGTTATATCTCCTTTTAATTGATAATATCCAATATATATACTAAATCCTTTTTGAATTTGTAGGCCATATGCAAGATTATGGTGGGATGAAACAGTAGCAACTTTAGTGACGTTTCCTAATCATCGTGCCCAGGTACTTTGTGGTGTTATTATAACAACAAAAAATCCAGTGTATTCCCAGAGGGTAATGTgtgcgcagaccttacctctacctaatgaaggtagagaggctgtttttaatagaccctcggctcagagaaggtgagaagaagaagaacaagaaaaagagggagaaggagaaggagaagaaaagaGGGAGAAGCAGAGGAAAAGGAAGAGagaacaaaaaaaagaataagtagtaccaaatagTAACAAGGAAATACGATAACTGAAGCGAACTAAACAACATGACGTAATAtaaatctaagaatatgaagggCCATGAGTGTTACTAATACTACAAGTAAGAAAAGGAGAAACTATCAACTACTTACAACCCTTCTACCCTAATCcccgacctccacaccttcctatcaagggtcatgtccttagTAAGGTGGAGtagcgccatgtcctgcctaatcatcTCTCTCCAGTACTTCTTTGGCTACCTCGACCTCTTCTCAAGCCCGCCATGGTCAACCTCTCGCACCTCCTAACAGGAGCATCAATGTTTCTTCTCTTAACATGcctgaaccatctcagcctcgactcccgtatcttgtcctccacggaggCCACTCCCACTTTGTCCCGAATTacttcattcctaattttatcTCTCCTGGTAAAACCAATCATCcgtctcaacatcctcatctcagctactttcatcttctgcacATGGGAGTtattgactggccaacactcagccccatacaacatagttggTCGGACCACCACTAAAATTTACCCTCAAGTCTAGATGTTATTCTTACAATAAAATATGCAATATAGAACTTGTAGGCTTTTCTAAGCTTTCAATATTTTTCAGGCGGTCTTACACCCAGAGCAGGATCGTGTTCTTACTATACGAGAGTGTGCACGATTGCAAGGTTTTCCAGATTTCTATAGGTTTTCTGGCACTGCCAAGGAAAGGTATCTTGTTTTCTGATGAAAGTAATTTTATTAGCTTGTCAATTTCAGTAACTAATTAAAGATCTTAAGGCAATGAAAAGAAAACATATATAAATGCAGCCTTCGTCTCTATGAGAGAAATATCTCTgtgatttttattatatttgaacCCAATTTTTTGAGTTGTGTTACATAATCTTTCTCCTTTCACATCAAGACCAAAATACAAGAGAAATGTTCATATGGGAAAAGTAGCTACGTGGAAGGGGTGTTGCGAATTATACTAAATTGTTAATGCACTAACCTTAAATTGTGGAATGAACTTAGTTCATTGTTGTAATTTATCACATTATTGGATCTCATTGAAGTAATTACAGCCAAGATCTTCTCTTATATGTACATCACAAAGTGTTAAAGAGTCAACTGTATTTACCATTAAAATgaaaaagtggtaaaaagttaatcTTTAGCTATTGATTCCTCCCAACATATTTTGGTTTgatgtcattcacatgatcacgAGTCAAAACTACTCAAGTTATTCCTTATGTCTTTTACCTTTACAAGCAGTTTTTCATAGTTTTTCAATTTGGTATAGGTATTGCCAAGTTGGGAATGCTGTAGCAGTTCCTGTTGGGCGAGCGCTCGGGTATGCACTTGGACTTGCCTTCCAGAGGCTAACTGGAGATGAGCCTCTTATTAAATTGCCACCAAATTTCTCATTCTTAAAGCCTCCAATTGATGACATTGTTGTCTTGCAAAATTGAGTGCACATTCATCATATTCTTTCTTCATTCGCGAATTCGGAGCTACTATTGATCCATGAGTACACCATTCTATTACTTGTAATTTGAACTGCCATTCATCGGAATGAATACAAATAGCTGGTCCCAACTAGATTGGGATTGGGATTAGACTCTTAGTTGATTGACTGATTATTGATCAATGAACTACTAAAACCTCTTTATATGATCCTGTTTTCTTATCTTTATAACTTCTCCTTTTTATACACAGCTCATTTTTGGTATTTGCAGTCTTAGTTATCTCTTATCCCAAATTTCTCGAATACTTAAAAATATATGAAGTCTTAAAATTCCTATTATTGTAGAAAGCTTGATATTCAAGGTCCATTTGCCCCATACAAAATTTTCTGGTTACAGATTATGTTTGGTTTCAGTAAAGATTAAAAGGTAGCTACAACAATCAATGAAATGTAAAGATACAGTTATTTTGCAAGGTAACTAGGCTAAGCAAGTCGGGAAGGACCGGACCACATTAGGTCTATTTTATGCAGTCTTACCTTGCATTTGCATAAGAGGCTGTTTTTAGGGCGTGAAACTGTGACATCCGGACAACTCTTACTGTTGTGCCAAGGAGCTCCAAAGATATGGTGATTTGTTGTCTTAACCTAACGAAGAATGATTGTAGTAGGATCCTTTTACACTTTTTCAAGCAATGGCAATTcacaaacaacaataataacaacaaatccAGCATTTACCAGGGGGGTCAATCCATGAACTTGTGACCAAAAAAAGATGCAAACAACAAAAAGGAATAGAATGAGGAGCAAAATGAAAGCCAATACacaaaaggaagagaaaagaatcATAGCTTTAATCAGAAAAGTGAAAGACCTTATAAATACAAGTCTTAACAGTTACTATACAAAACTTGGCTCCATATAATTTTCTCAGAGCTTAAAGAATACTCAAACgagagtgaaaaaaaaaaaattatgaatgaaataCATGTAGGTAAATTATACATATCTTCAAAAAATCACCTTCTGCAAAATTGATAACAGCCATGATATGACTTATTCTGTCGATGTATCAGACTCCAGCTTTGGTACAACAGCAGATGACAGTTCTATATGACAAACACGAGCCACGCCTATAAGTGGCTCCGGCAACTCATCAGGGGTGTTGCCCTAACAGAAAATTTCCAAAGACGTCAATGATTGTGGCAACATACAAGAGTTTAACTTCTATACGCTGACAATTTATAAGAATCTTTATACTATCAGATCAGCTAAAAGATAACATGTAGTAATTCCTCTATCCGCTTACCTGTACAACAAAAGCCATGTCAACTACTAGTGTCGTGATTACACCAATGACAAGCCCCATTACTCCATTTGCCACAGTAGAAGAgccaacatcaacatcaatctgCAGAATGAAAAGCAACATGAAATCAAATCCGACACCATAGCTTTTAGTGTTGGAGAAATTGAAGTTTTATGATATTGGATAGAGACGGGCTTAAATGGAGTGACAGTGACAGTGTGGATTCATATAGCTGACCCCTACTTGCTCGGGATTGATACTTAGCAGTTGTTGTTTGTATTGTGTCTCTATGTGCTATGCTCAAAAGGAAAATGGATATGAGTCTTCACCTCCAAATACTTGGGACCGCGTATATAGTTGCAATCAACTGCTTTCCCCAGTAAACAAGGGGAACTTCCAACACTCTGACGTACAATCCACGATCCCTGCAAGATGCATGATAACAGtaaatttctacacaaattcaaatAGCCAAGAAAGCAGAAGAAGATGGACGACGCGTATAGCAGATGGTTAGGATTAATCAGATGAAAACTTTAACATCTATATAAAAGAAAACTAAACCTCTCAAACATTACCCACAAATCTCAGCTTATTCATCTTTTTCAACAGAATATAAGAGGTGACATGCAGGGGCAGAGCTAGAGTATTAGGTATGGGTTCGGATGAACCAAGTAGCTTTTGTGTTAGATCATGTATTTGTGTTAGGAAATCTATTAAATAGGTATAAGTATTTAATTACGAACCCAGTAACTAAGACGAACTACGGTCTCTGTCGATATGAATGAACTAGAATCAAACTTGTTATGGCAAAGAGCTGAAAATAACATGACAATGGGATGATAATACAATAGTGATAACAGTGCTGCAGTTGTTATATTAAACAAGAAGGATCCAAAAGGAACTCGAATATTTGGAAATGTAACTACTCAAGATACCATCTTGCCGCCTTACATAGGATTTGTTGATACTTCACAACATATAGCTAGTTTAATGGAACCAATTgatttatatttttgctttccttgagccgatggtctatgAAAACAGCCTTTGTACCTtcacaagataggggtaaggtctgcaaacatactaccctcccccagaccccatttgtgggattacactgagtATGTCGTCGTTGTTATTTGGTGTTTGTCTATAATACTACTGTCATCTCATTAACAATCTACAAACAGAAGCATTCTTCCAGATagtttaaagaaataaaaatacctTTGGAACTGATGGGATTAACTTCATTCTACTATTCCGGAACTCGTCATCGCCATCAACAAACCGTTGTAAGAGCGAGCCAGGTATTAACTTTTTCATGACAAAATAGAAAATCATGCTGTAGTGTGTTGATCCAGGTACCTTCAGAAGACAAATTTTGTCTGCTTATTTCTTTCTGTAGGATTTCACACATTGAATCAAGAAATGAAAGCAGGGGAGAAATAACTTACTTGCAAATTTATAACCAAAGAAAAGAGTCCTTTTTCTGAAGCAACCTAGCAAAAAAAATAGATGTATAAAGATAAGTGAAAACATGGACACCCTTTAATCACTACAAACAGCATGCCGCGTTCATGCACGGTTCGGGGAAGGGCCACActccaaggggtgtgatgtagacaacctacctTGGCGCAAGCGCCAATGGCTGATTCCACGGATCGAACTCGTGGTCTATAGGTCACACAGAGACAACTTTATCGTTGCTCCAAGGCTCTCCATTAAACCTAGAAACTAGTAATATCTAAATGGTTTGACATTCGCTTGAAACTACTCAAATTTATTACTACCTGTGCTGCACAACCAGGGCGTCTAGCGACATGGTCCATTCGTTTCGTATCTTTGAACCAGTCAACTGCGACGAGATCCATGAGAGGTTTACCAGCTGGAACCTTCATAGACAATTTGCAAAGGTGATATTAGAGCGAATAACATAGACAGTTGGACCTAAAACCAAGAACTTATCAAGGAAACAAGAGATAAGAACCTTTGTTTTGTCACTGCAAAAATTCTTGCCACGAAGTCTGAAGTTCTTTCCATCAGATATTGTCCAGCAGTCGCGACCATTTTCATTCTCATCTCGTCGAAGATTACCCGAAAAAGTGGACAAATCAATTTGGTCCAGAGGTTCTTCTTCAAGTGCTTCAGAAGTACAAAAAGATTTTCAGGAAAGAATTCGCGAAACAACAATTACAAATAAAACTATGTTCAGACACCTACCAGTTTTAATCGTGTCTTGGTCAAGCCCCGGTGATGATACCTACAAGGAGTCCAAGCACATGTTCATAAGGAGATGCTGAAAAAAATATGCTAAAGTATatgaaaaagtatatatatagttCATACCTCTTGATCAGTGCCTTGAAAATCTTCATCTTCATCAGAGTACTCATCCATCATCGATGCATTTCTATTTGCAGCGCGTATTTGGTCTAAAGATGGAGTACGATGATGAGACTGTTTTTGGCTCTTTTTAGAAGAGATAGATGGTGAGGTCATATTAACCATAACCGGAATTCTTGGAGCAGCAGCCCTCTCATCAGTTTGAGAAAAGTATTCACGAAGTCCTATCGTAGGATTATTTAAACATAAGTTCACATTGAGCTTTGATCGATGAATCATTGTGAAAGACAACATTATGTTGGAAATTCAAGTCActgaggggtcgtttggttggaagaCAAGTTATGCTGTGATTAGTTATCTGCTATTATTTCTTATTGACTATAAAAATCatgtcattaagggtaaaatgggagTTTAAAGCGTACCAGCAACACTATTTAACATCTGAAACAGACAATGTTGCTGAAATGATGCGATGAAGCCCACACCCCACCCTTTCAGATCTATCTGCATAAGATGCTGCACTTGAGTTCTCGGCCTTCCATTACGCGGTTTTAGGGGTGAAATATTGAATCCACCACCTGTGAACATAAAAGATCAGGTAGCTATATGATCCTATTGCAATAATAGCATGAAAATTCATGCAGACAGTATAACCATAAAGGAAAATAGAATTTACTTTCGATATGAGCTCTAACATATCCGGGTAATGGACCACAATTCTTATGCTCCCGAGAACGAAATAACACAACTGCATCATGATATGATAAACCAAGTAGAATTGTAAATATACAAAGAGAAAAGATGAAGTGACAGAAGTAAACAGGAATCTATGGTTTAGACTCTATGATGCTCGGACTCTCCAAAAAAT is a genomic window containing:
- the LOC107762307 gene encoding protein ENHANCED DISEASE RESISTANCE 2-like; its protein translation is MSSKVVHEGWMVRYGRRKIGKSFLHMRYFVLETRLLAYYKTKPQGNAAPIKTLQIDGNFRVEDRGLKTHHGQMVYVLSVYNMKEKYDQITMAAFNIQDSLSWKEKIESVIDQHQEAQGANRSKYNDFKSGTDSTGRTVSDHESPFSAAEDEEDSQPNLIRGTTMGNVEGPPESVVDWTKESESDLANPKYRRLLYCQNGLRIFEELLNVDLVPKGCSRAMKAVGVVEATCEEIFELVMSMDATRFEWDCSFQYGSLVEEVDGHTAILYHRLQLDWFPRFIWPRDLCYVRYWRRNDDGSYVVLFRSREHKNCGPLPGYVRAHIESGGFNISPLKPRNGRPRTQVQHLMQIDLKGWGVGFIASFQQHCLFQMLNSVAGLREYFSQTDERAAAPRIPVMVNMTSPSISSKKSQKQSHHRTPSLDQIRAANRNASMMDEYSDEDEDFQGTDQEVSSPGLDQDTIKTALEEEPLDQIDLSTFSGNLRRDENENGRDCWTISDGKNFRLRGKNFCSDKTKVPAGKPLMDLVAVDWFKDTKRMDHVARRPGCAAQVASEKGLFSLVINLQVPGSTHYSMIFYFVMKKLIPGSLLQRFVDGDDEFRNSRMKLIPSVPKGSWIVRQSVGSSPCLLGKAVDCNYIRGPKYLEIDVDVGSSTVANGVMGLVIGVITTLVVDMAFVVQGNTPDELPEPLIGVARVCHIELSSAVVPKLESDTSTE